From Streptomyces sp. NBC_01754, a single genomic window includes:
- a CDS encoding alpha,alpha-trehalose-phosphate synthase (UDP-forming), protein MVSEHAAKVLVASNRGPVSYTLREDGSLDSKRGGGGLVSGLSAVEDKVWVCAALSDGDREAVRRGVGEPGVRMLDIDASVHADAYNGIANSVLWFVHHMLYQTPVEPVFDAEFRRRWASFEAYNRAFAEALAEEADPDSVVLVQDYHLTLVPGMLRDLRPDLRIGHFSHTPWAPVDYFRLLPDDIGEQVLHGILGADRAAFLTRRWADAFIGCCTEILGGTGGTRIGVHGLGADADFLRRRSREADVDEWMATLREQVGEGRKTIVRVDRTELSKNIVRGLHAYRALLEERPEWRERVVHVAFAYPSRQDLTVYRDYTAEVQRVAEDINATYGTAGWTPVLLHVDDDFARSLAAYRLADVALVNPIRDGMNLVAKEVPVVSDHGCALVLSREAGAYEELGEDAIVVNPYDVSATAAALHEALTMDADERSARTGRLAAAATSLPPQQWFLDQLDALRGRPTA, encoded by the coding sequence ATGGTCTCCGAGCACGCTGCCAAGGTCCTTGTCGCGTCCAACCGCGGCCCCGTGTCGTACACGCTGCGGGAGGACGGCTCGCTCGACTCGAAACGGGGCGGGGGCGGGCTCGTCTCCGGGCTGAGCGCCGTCGAGGACAAGGTGTGGGTGTGCGCGGCCCTGAGCGACGGCGACCGCGAGGCCGTCCGGCGCGGGGTCGGCGAACCCGGCGTACGGATGCTCGACATCGACGCCTCCGTACACGCCGACGCCTACAACGGCATCGCGAACTCGGTGCTCTGGTTCGTCCACCACATGCTCTACCAGACACCGGTCGAGCCGGTCTTCGACGCGGAGTTCCGCCGGCGGTGGGCCTCCTTCGAGGCGTACAACCGCGCCTTCGCCGAGGCGCTCGCCGAGGAGGCCGACCCGGACTCGGTGGTCCTCGTGCAGGACTACCACCTGACACTGGTCCCCGGCATGCTGCGCGACCTCCGCCCCGACCTGCGCATCGGGCACTTCTCGCACACCCCGTGGGCGCCCGTCGACTACTTCCGGCTGCTGCCCGACGACATCGGCGAGCAGGTGCTGCACGGCATCCTGGGCGCCGACCGGGCCGCCTTCCTGACCCGCCGCTGGGCGGACGCGTTCATCGGCTGCTGCACGGAGATCCTGGGCGGCACCGGCGGGACCCGCATCGGTGTACACGGCCTGGGCGCCGACGCGGACTTCCTGCGCCGCCGCTCCCGCGAGGCGGATGTGGACGAGTGGATGGCGACTCTGCGCGAGCAGGTGGGCGAGGGCCGCAAGACGATCGTCCGGGTGGACCGCACGGAGCTCTCCAAGAACATCGTGCGCGGGCTGCACGCCTACCGGGCACTGCTGGAGGAACGCCCCGAGTGGCGTGAGCGGGTGGTCCACGTGGCGTTCGCCTACCCCTCCCGGCAGGACCTCACGGTGTACCGCGACTACACGGCGGAGGTGCAGCGGGTCGCCGAGGACATCAACGCCACGTACGGGACGGCCGGCTGGACCCCGGTCCTGCTCCACGTCGACGACGACTTCGCCCGCTCCCTGGCCGCCTACCGGCTGGCGGACGTGGCCCTGGTCAACCCGATCCGCGACGGCATGAACCTGGTCGCCAAGGAGGTCCCGGTCGTCTCGGACCACGGCTGCGCCCTGGTGCTCTCCCGGGAGGCGGGCGCCTACGAGGAGCTGGGCGAGGACGCGATCGTGGTCAACCCGTACGACGTGTCGGCCACGGCGGCGGCCCTGCACGAGGCGCTGACCATGGACGCCGACGAGCGGTCGGCCCGGACCGGACGGCTGGCCGCCGCGGCCACCTCGCTGCCGCCGCAGCAGTGGTTCCTGGACCAACTGGACGCGCTGCGGGGCCGGCCCACGGCCTAG
- a CDS encoding DUF5980 family protein → MKSIHRGAGLLFALATAFALVPAGAAQASAAGTAATWTLNPGNQRICVAPEYGWPNTYALASVTGSTVDIIETKIQKLPPGSFSQGGRIHPSELNRTGSFIGFVHLSIAPAPVGEYAAELRASDGTTTQTAPVTISVKEDCLHGT, encoded by the coding sequence ATGAAATCAATCCATCGCGGGGCCGGCTTACTGTTCGCCCTGGCCACGGCATTCGCGCTGGTGCCGGCCGGCGCGGCACAGGCCTCGGCGGCCGGCACGGCGGCGACCTGGACTCTGAACCCGGGGAATCAGCGGATATGCGTCGCCCCCGAGTACGGATGGCCCAACACCTATGCCCTCGCTTCCGTCACCGGAAGCACGGTGGACATCATCGAGACCAAGATCCAGAAGCTGCCGCCCGGCTCGTTCAGCCAAGGCGGAAGGATCCATCCCAGTGAGCTGAACCGCACCGGCTCGTTCATCGGTTTCGTCCACCTGTCGATCGCGCCGGCTCCGGTCGGCGAATACGCCGCCGAGCTCCGGGCCTCGGACGGCACGACGACCCAGACCGCCCCGGTCACGATCAGCGTCAAGGAAGACTGCCTGCACGGAACGTGA
- a CDS encoding glucosyl-3-phosphoglycerate synthase, producing MLEEVERWLTRRSWSAADRPLDRLTAARERDPHRASVSVVLPALDEEATVGAIVAEIRRELMEKVRLVDELVVIDSGSTDATAEVAREAGARVVHRDAILPRIPAVPGKGEVLWRSLLVTTGEIVCFIDADLKDFSADFVSGTVGPLLTDPSVQFVKAMYDRPLGESTGQGGRVTELVARPLLNLHWPLLAGFVQPLGGEYAVRRSLLEQLPFPVGYGVELGLLVDALHTVGLDALGQVDVGVRKHRHQDGRALGRMAATIYRTAQLRLSRGHLVRPEITQFERGEHGFEPRTYPVDTEERPPMARIAEYASRRAA from the coding sequence GTGCTGGAAGAGGTCGAACGCTGGCTGACCAGGCGTTCCTGGTCGGCCGCCGACCGTCCGCTCGACCGCCTCACGGCGGCCAGGGAGAGGGACCCGCACCGCGCGAGTGTGAGCGTGGTGCTGCCGGCCCTGGACGAGGAGGCGACGGTCGGCGCGATCGTCGCGGAGATCCGGCGCGAGCTGATGGAGAAGGTCCGGCTGGTCGACGAGCTGGTGGTCATCGACTCCGGTTCCACCGACGCCACCGCCGAGGTCGCCCGCGAGGCGGGGGCGCGGGTCGTGCACCGGGACGCGATCCTGCCCCGGATACCCGCCGTCCCCGGCAAGGGCGAGGTGTTGTGGCGCTCCCTGCTGGTGACCACCGGTGAGATCGTCTGCTTCATCGACGCCGACCTCAAGGACTTCTCCGCGGACTTCGTCTCCGGCACCGTCGGCCCGCTGCTGACCGACCCCTCGGTGCAGTTCGTCAAGGCCATGTACGACCGGCCGCTGGGCGAGAGCACCGGTCAGGGCGGGCGGGTCACCGAGCTGGTGGCCCGCCCGCTGCTCAACCTGCACTGGCCCCTGCTGGCGGGCTTCGTCCAGCCGCTGGGCGGCGAGTACGCGGTCCGCCGTTCCCTGCTCGAACAGCTTCCCTTCCCCGTCGGTTACGGGGTGGAGCTGGGCCTGCTCGTGGACGCCCTGCACACGGTGGGCCTGGACGCCCTCGGCCAGGTGGACGTCGGCGTACGCAAACACCGCCACCAGGACGGCCGGGCCTTGGGCCGCATGGCCGCGACCATCTACCGCACCGCGCAGCTCCGGCTGTCCCGGGGGCATCTGGTGCGGCCCGAGATCACCCAGTTCGAGCGGGGCGAGCACGGCTTCGAACCGCGCACCTACCCGGTGGACACCGAGGAGCGGCCGCCGATGGCCCGGATCGCCGAGTACGCCTCCCGCCGGGCGGCCTAG
- the thrC gene encoding threonine synthase — MAVQTVAPNDNAPTVDLGPAAALSCRECGERFPLGPIFACVSCFGPLEVAYDLPSDSPEELKKRIAEGPDNIWRYAPLLPVPSDVADKPNINPGFTKLVKADNLARELGVTGGLYVKDDSGNPTHSFKDRVVAIAVEAARAFGFTTLSCSSTGNLAGAVGAAAARAGFRSCVFIPHDLEQGKVVMAAVYGGELVGIEGNYDDVNRFCSELIGDPLGEGWGFVNVNLRPYYGEGSKTLAYEICEQLGWRLPDQIVIPIASGSQLTKIDKGLQELIGLGLVEDRPYKIFGAQAEGCSPVSAAFKGGHDVVRPQKPDTIAKSLAIGNPADGPYVLDIARRTGGAVEDVNDEQIVDAIKLLARTEGIFAETAGGVTVGVTKKLIEAGLLDPALTTVVLNTGDGLKTLDAVAPTTGLSATIRPSLDAFRDAGLATD; from the coding sequence ATGGCTGTGCAGACAGTTGCACCGAACGACAACGCCCCCACCGTGGACCTCGGTCCCGCCGCCGCCCTTTCCTGCCGCGAATGCGGTGAGCGATTCCCGCTCGGCCCCATTTTCGCCTGCGTGTCGTGTTTCGGGCCGCTCGAAGTGGCCTACGACCTGCCGAGCGACTCGCCCGAGGAGCTGAAGAAGCGCATCGCGGAGGGCCCGGACAACATCTGGCGCTACGCGCCGCTGCTGCCCGTCCCGTCCGACGTCGCGGACAAGCCCAACATCAACCCCGGCTTCACCAAGCTGGTCAAGGCCGACAACCTGGCCCGTGAGCTGGGCGTCACCGGCGGTCTGTACGTCAAGGACGACTCGGGCAACCCGACGCACTCCTTCAAGGACCGTGTCGTCGCCATCGCCGTCGAGGCCGCCCGCGCCTTCGGATTCACCACCCTCTCCTGCTCCTCGACCGGCAACCTCGCCGGTGCCGTGGGTGCCGCCGCGGCCCGCGCCGGCTTCCGCTCCTGTGTCTTCATCCCGCACGACCTGGAGCAGGGCAAGGTCGTCATGGCCGCGGTGTACGGCGGCGAACTGGTCGGCATCGAGGGCAACTACGACGACGTCAACCGCTTCTGCTCGGAGCTCATCGGCGACCCGCTCGGCGAGGGCTGGGGCTTCGTCAACGTCAACCTGCGCCCGTACTACGGCGAGGGCTCCAAGACCCTGGCGTACGAGATCTGCGAGCAGCTCGGCTGGCGGCTGCCCGACCAGATCGTCATCCCGATCGCGTCCGGATCGCAGCTCACGAAGATCGACAAGGGCCTCCAGGAGCTGATCGGGCTCGGGCTGGTCGAGGACAGGCCGTACAAGATCTTCGGTGCCCAGGCCGAGGGCTGCTCCCCGGTCTCCGCCGCTTTCAAGGGCGGTCACGACGTGGTGCGCCCGCAGAAGCCGGACACCATCGCCAAGTCCCTGGCGATCGGCAACCCGGCCGACGGCCCGTACGTCCTGGACATCGCCCGGCGCACCGGCGGCGCGGTGGAGGACGTGAACGACGAGCAGATCGTGGACGCGATCAAGCTGCTGGCCCGCACGGAGGGCATCTTCGCCGAGACGGCGGGCGGGGTGACGGTCGGCGTGACGAAGAAGCTGATCGAGGCGGGGCTGCTCGACCCGGCGCTGACCACCGTCGTCCTGAACACCGGAGACGGACTGAAGACGCTCGACGCGGTCGCCCCGACGACCGGCCTGTCGGCGACGATCCGGCCGAGCCTGGACGCGTTCCGCGACGCGGGCCTCGCCACCGACTGA
- a CDS encoding MoaD/ThiS family protein: MSVKVRIPTILRTYTGGRSEVEAEGTVLSEVIESLEKNHPGIAARVLDDEGKLRRFVNVYVNDDDVRFEEGLRTATPDGAGISIIPAVAGG; this comes from the coding sequence ATGAGCGTCAAGGTCCGTATCCCCACCATCCTTCGCACCTACACCGGCGGTCGGTCCGAGGTCGAGGCGGAGGGCACCGTCCTCTCCGAGGTCATCGAGTCCCTGGAGAAGAACCACCCGGGCATCGCGGCCCGCGTCCTGGACGACGAGGGCAAGCTGCGCCGCTTCGTGAACGTGTACGTCAACGACGACGACGTGCGCTTCGAGGAGGGCCTGCGGACGGCCACTCCGGACGGCGCCGGCATCTCGATCATCCCGGCCGTCGCCGGAGGCTGA
- a CDS encoding cold-shock protein yields the protein MAQGTVKWFNAEKGYGFIAVDGGADVFVHYSAIQMDGYRTLEEGQRVEFEISQGQKGPQADMVKLAVG from the coding sequence ATGGCTCAGGGCACCGTCAAGTGGTTCAACGCGGAGAAGGGGTACGGCTTCATCGCGGTCGACGGTGGTGCGGATGTTTTCGTCCACTACAGCGCGATCCAGATGGACGGGTACCGCACCCTCGAAGAGGGTCAGCGAGTTGAGTTCGAGATCTCGCAGGGCCAGAAGGGGCCCCAGGCGGACATGGTCAAGCTCGCCGTAGGCTGA
- the groL gene encoding chaperonin GroEL (60 kDa chaperone family; promotes refolding of misfolded polypeptides especially under stressful conditions; forms two stacked rings of heptamers to form a barrel-shaped 14mer; ends can be capped by GroES; misfolded proteins enter the barrel where they are refolded when GroES binds) — translation MAKIIAFDEEARRGLERGMNQLADAVKVTLGPKGRNVVLEKKWGAPTITNDGVSIAKEIELEDPYEKIGAELVKEVAKKTDDVAGDGTTTATVLAQALVREGLRNVAAGANPMALKRGIEKAVEAVSAALLEQAKDVETKEQIASTASISAADTEIGAKIAEAMDKVGKEGVITVEESQTFGLELELTEGMRFDKGYISAYFATDMERMETSFDDPYILIVNSKISNVKDLLPLLEKVMQSGKPLLIIAEDVEGEALSTLVVNKIRGTFKSVAVKAPGFGDRRKAMLGDIAILTGGTVISEEVGLKLENAGLDLLGSARKVVITKDETTIVDGAGESEQVQGRVNQIRAEIENSDSDYDREKLQERLAKLAGGVAVIKAGAATEVELKERKHRIEDAVRNAKAAVEEGIVAGGGVALLQASAVFEKLDLTGDEATGANAVKLALEAPLKQIAVNGGLEGGVIVEKVRNLPIGHGLNAATGEYVDMIAEGIIDPAKVTRSALQNAASIAALFLTTEAVIADKPEKAAAAAPGGMPGGDMDF, via the coding sequence ATGGCCAAGATCATCGCGTTCGACGAGGAGGCACGGCGCGGTCTCGAGCGCGGGATGAACCAGCTCGCCGACGCCGTCAAGGTCACCCTCGGCCCGAAGGGCCGTAACGTCGTCCTCGAGAAGAAGTGGGGCGCGCCCACGATCACCAACGATGGTGTTTCCATCGCCAAGGAGATCGAGCTCGAGGACCCGTACGAGAAGATCGGTGCGGAGCTGGTCAAGGAGGTCGCCAAGAAGACGGACGACGTCGCCGGCGACGGTACGACCACCGCCACGGTTCTCGCCCAGGCGCTCGTCCGTGAGGGCCTGCGCAACGTCGCCGCCGGTGCCAACCCGATGGCTCTGAAGCGTGGCATCGAGAAGGCCGTCGAGGCCGTCTCCGCCGCTCTGCTGGAGCAGGCGAAGGACGTGGAGACCAAGGAGCAGATCGCTTCGACGGCCTCCATCTCCGCCGCCGACACCGAGATCGGCGCCAAGATCGCCGAGGCGATGGACAAGGTCGGCAAGGAAGGCGTCATCACCGTCGAGGAGTCCCAGACCTTCGGTCTGGAGCTGGAACTCACCGAGGGTATGCGCTTCGACAAGGGCTACATCTCGGCGTACTTCGCGACCGACATGGAGCGTATGGAGACGTCCTTCGACGACCCGTACATCCTGATCGTCAACTCCAAGATCAGCAACGTGAAGGACCTCCTTCCGCTGCTGGAGAAGGTCATGCAGTCGGGCAAGCCCCTGCTGATCATCGCGGAGGACGTCGAGGGCGAGGCTCTGTCGACGCTGGTCGTCAACAAGATCCGTGGCACCTTCAAGTCCGTGGCCGTCAAGGCTCCGGGCTTCGGTGACCGCCGCAAGGCCATGCTCGGCGACATCGCCATCCTCACCGGTGGCACCGTCATCTCCGAGGAGGTCGGTCTCAAGCTGGAGAACGCCGGCCTGGACCTGCTCGGCAGCGCCCGCAAGGTCGTCATCACCAAGGACGAGACCACGATCGTGGACGGGGCGGGTGAGAGCGAGCAGGTTCAGGGCCGCGTCAACCAGATCCGTGCCGAGATCGAGAACTCCGACTCGGACTACGACCGCGAGAAGCTCCAGGAGCGCCTCGCGAAGCTGGCCGGCGGCGTGGCCGTCATCAAGGCCGGTGCCGCGACCGAGGTGGAGCTCAAGGAGCGCAAGCACCGCATCGAGGACGCGGTGCGCAACGCCAAGGCCGCCGTCGAGGAGGGCATCGTCGCCGGTGGTGGCGTGGCTCTGCTCCAGGCCTCGGCCGTCTTCGAGAAGCTCGACCTCACGGGCGACGAGGCGACCGGCGCCAACGCCGTGAAGCTCGCGCTGGAGGCCCCGCTCAAGCAGATCGCCGTCAACGGTGGTCTCGAGGGTGGCGTCATCGTGGAGAAGGTGCGCAACCTGCCGATCGGTCACGGCCTCAACGCCGCGACCGGCGAGTACGTCGACATGATCGCCGAGGGCATCATCGACCCGGCGAAGGTCACACGCTCCGCCCTGCAGAACGCCGCGTCGATCGCCGCGCTGTTCCTCACCACCGAGGCCGTCATCGCCGACAAGCCGGAGAAGGCCGCCGCGGCCGCTCCGGGCGGCATGCCGGGCGGTGACATGGACTTCTGA
- a CDS encoding glycoside hydrolase family 9 protein, translating into MSAAALLCAGTLAVPGTALADDSGPGPEQITNGDFATGDAAPWWWTPNTSAAVSDGRLCVEVPAGTADAWDVIIGQNDVPILEGESYELSYTASSTVPLTVQTRVQEAVEPYTTVLATADPVGTEDTRVTRTFTASVDQPAASVQLQIGGGEPATSFCLDDVSLRGGAEPPVYVPDTGSPVRVNQVGYLPHGPKGGTVVTDADAPLTWTVKAQDGTTAATGSTVPEGEDPSSRQRVHTFGFDDLTTVGDGYTVEVDGEVSEPFSIRGDLYDGLRSDALAYFYHNRSGIEIDAELVGERYARPAGHIGVAPNKGDTDVPCRPGVCDYRLDVSGGWYDAGDHGKYVVNGGISVAQLMSTYERTLTADAAESAQLDDGALRVPERGNGVPDILDEARWEMDFLIRMQVPAGEPLAGMVHHKMHDAEWTGLPMKPHLDPQQRELHPPSTAATLNLAATAAQCARLYAPFDAAFADRCLRAAETAWDAAERHPHVLADPDDGVGGGTYDDNDVSDEFYWAAAELFTSTGKDTYRQAVLSSDLHGDVDAVFPAGGGISWGSTAGLGALTLSTVPNALTADQLAGVRSVVTTAADRYAAQSREQAYGLPYAPGGGDYVWGSNSQVLNNMVVLAVAHDLTGEAAYQDAVLRGADYLLGRNPLNQSYVTGYGERDSHNQHHRFWAHQNDPSLPNPAPGAVAGGPNFTAASSGDPVAEQKLSGCAPAMCYVDDIGSWSTNEITINWNAPLAFIASYLDDAGDGGQTASGRTCRVAYSSHPWNSGSTVTVRVENTGPSSIEPWSLTWLLPGEQRLSHTWSAEFEQHGRTVSARPLAWNRTLAPGAAVDFGFNTSASDASPDPGTFKLNGRACASGTAG; encoded by the coding sequence TTGTCGGCCGCCGCCCTGCTGTGCGCGGGGACCCTGGCCGTACCCGGCACCGCCCTGGCCGACGACTCCGGGCCCGGTCCCGAGCAGATCACCAACGGCGACTTCGCCACGGGTGACGCCGCCCCCTGGTGGTGGACGCCGAACACGTCGGCGGCCGTGTCCGACGGCCGGCTGTGCGTCGAGGTCCCCGCCGGTACGGCTGACGCCTGGGACGTCATCATCGGCCAGAACGACGTGCCGATCCTCGAGGGCGAGAGCTACGAGCTGTCCTACACGGCCAGTTCGACCGTGCCCCTGACCGTCCAGACCCGGGTGCAGGAGGCCGTCGAGCCGTACACCACGGTGCTCGCCACCGCCGATCCGGTGGGTACGGAGGACACCAGGGTCACCCGTACGTTCACGGCCTCGGTGGACCAGCCGGCCGCGTCGGTGCAGTTGCAGATCGGCGGCGGGGAGCCGGCGACCTCCTTCTGCCTGGACGACGTGTCGCTGCGGGGCGGGGCCGAGCCGCCCGTGTACGTCCCGGACACCGGCTCGCCGGTCCGCGTCAACCAGGTCGGATATCTGCCCCACGGTCCCAAGGGCGGCACCGTCGTCACCGACGCGGACGCGCCGCTGACCTGGACGGTGAAGGCGCAGGACGGTACGACCGCCGCCACCGGCAGCACCGTCCCCGAGGGGGAGGACCCCAGCTCGCGGCAGCGGGTCCACACCTTCGGCTTCGATGACCTCACCACGGTCGGCGACGGCTACACCGTGGAGGTCGACGGCGAGGTGAGCGAGCCGTTCTCGATCCGCGGGGACCTGTACGACGGCCTGCGCTCCGACGCGCTCGCGTACTTCTACCACAACCGCAGTGGCATCGAGATCGACGCGGAGCTCGTCGGTGAGCGGTACGCGCGCCCGGCCGGCCACATCGGTGTCGCGCCCAACAAGGGCGACACCGACGTCCCGTGCCGGCCGGGGGTCTGCGACTACCGGCTGGACGTGTCGGGCGGCTGGTACGACGCGGGCGACCACGGCAAGTACGTGGTGAACGGCGGGATCTCGGTGGCCCAGCTGATGTCCACCTACGAGCGGACGCTGACCGCCGACGCCGCCGAGTCGGCCCAGCTCGACGACGGCGCGCTGCGGGTGCCCGAGCGCGGCAACGGGGTGCCGGACATCCTGGACGAGGCGCGCTGGGAGATGGACTTCCTCATCAGGATGCAGGTCCCGGCGGGTGAGCCGCTGGCAGGGATGGTCCACCACAAGATGCACGACGCCGAGTGGACGGGGCTGCCGATGAAACCGCACCTCGACCCCCAGCAGCGTGAGCTGCATCCGCCGTCGACGGCCGCCACGCTCAACCTCGCCGCCACGGCCGCCCAGTGCGCCCGCCTCTACGCCCCCTTCGACGCGGCCTTCGCCGACCGCTGCCTGCGGGCCGCCGAGACCGCCTGGGACGCGGCCGAGCGGCACCCGCACGTGCTCGCCGACCCCGACGACGGCGTCGGCGGTGGCACGTACGACGACAACGACGTCTCCGACGAGTTCTACTGGGCGGCCGCCGAGCTGTTCACCTCGACGGGCAAGGACACCTACCGCCAGGCCGTGCTCTCCTCGGACCTGCACGGTGACGTGGACGCGGTCTTCCCGGCGGGTGGCGGCATCTCCTGGGGCTCCACCGCCGGACTCGGCGCGCTCACCCTGTCCACCGTCCCCAACGCCCTGACGGCCGATCAACTCGCCGGGGTGCGCTCGGTGGTGACCACGGCCGCCGACCGCTACGCCGCGCAGTCCCGCGAGCAGGCGTACGGGCTGCCGTACGCGCCCGGGGGCGGGGACTACGTCTGGGGGTCCAACAGTCAGGTGCTCAACAACATGGTGGTGCTGGCCGTCGCCCACGACCTGACCGGCGAGGCCGCCTACCAGGACGCCGTGCTGCGGGGTGCCGACTACCTGCTCGGCCGTAACCCGCTGAACCAGTCGTACGTCACCGGCTACGGCGAGCGGGACTCGCACAACCAGCACCACCGCTTCTGGGCGCACCAGAACGACCCCAGCCTGCCGAACCCGGCTCCCGGCGCGGTCGCGGGCGGACCCAACTTCACCGCCGCCTCCTCCGGGGACCCGGTGGCGGAGCAGAAGCTGAGCGGGTGCGCGCCCGCCATGTGCTACGTCGACGACATCGGCTCCTGGTCGACCAACGAGATCACCATCAACTGGAACGCGCCGCTCGCCTTCATCGCCTCCTATCTGGACGACGCGGGCGACGGCGGGCAGACGGCTTCGGGCCGCACCTGCCGGGTGGCGTACTCCTCGCACCCCTGGAACAGCGGGTCGACGGTGACGGTACGGGTCGAGAACACCGGCCCGTCCTCCATCGAGCCGTGGTCGCTGACCTGGCTGCTGCCCGGTGAGCAGAGGCTGAGCCACACGTGGAGCGCGGAGTTCGAGCAGCACGGCCGCACGGTCAGCGCCCGGCCGCTGGCGTGGAACCGGACACTGGCACCGGGTGCGGCGGTCGACTTCGGCTTCAACACCTCGGCGTCGGACGCGTCACCGGACCCGGGCACCTTCAAGCTGAACGGCCGGGCCTGCGCCTCGGGCACCGCGGGCTGA
- a CDS encoding PadR family transcriptional regulator yields MEPSGPRPRTPGKAVSQLRKGVLEYCVLALMRDGARYGVELLQALGETEALAAGQGTLYPLLSRLRRDELVVTSWRKSPSGPPRRYYELTEAGHAALAEFTGTWPGFRDAVDRLLAPTACARPSGEAEG; encoded by the coding sequence ATGGAACCGAGCGGGCCGAGACCCCGCACCCCCGGCAAGGCCGTGAGCCAGCTCCGCAAGGGCGTGCTGGAGTACTGCGTGCTGGCTCTGATGCGCGACGGAGCGAGATACGGCGTGGAGTTGCTCCAGGCGCTGGGGGAGACGGAGGCGCTGGCGGCCGGTCAGGGCACGCTCTACCCGCTGCTGTCGAGGCTCCGGCGGGACGAGCTGGTCGTGACCAGCTGGCGGAAGTCCCCCTCCGGACCACCCCGCCGCTACTACGAGTTGACCGAGGCCGGACATGCGGCGCTCGCGGAGTTCACCGGAACGTGGCCCGGCTTCCGGGACGCGGTCGACCGCCTGCTCGCGCCGACGGCGTGTGCACGGCCATCAGGAGAGGCAGAGGGATGA
- a CDS encoding hydrophobic protein: MVPLLLVLLLALILFGAGFALKALWWIAVIVFVVWLIGFFVRPAAGGGRRGRWYRW, from the coding sequence ATGGTTCCCCTGCTTCTCGTACTTCTGCTCGCCCTGATCCTCTTCGGTGCCGGTTTCGCACTCAAGGCACTGTGGTGGATCGCCGTGATCGTGTTCGTCGTCTGGCTGATCGGTTTCTTCGTCCGCCCCGCCGCAGGTGGCGGTAGGCGTGGCCGGTGGTACCGCTGGTAG